From the genome of Pantoea alfalfae, one region includes:
- a CDS encoding efflux RND transporter permease subunit: MNPSRLFILRPVATILLMAGVLISGIFAWKFLSTSALPQVDYPTIQVTTLYPGASPDVMASSVTSPLERQLGQMAGLSQMSSTSASGSSIITLKFSLDLSLDVAEQEVQAAINAANNLLPDDLPNPPTYKKVNPADSAVVTLAASSGTLPLTEVQDLVNTQVALKLSQISGVGMVTLAGGHQPAIRVQMNPLALAAHHLTLEAVNTLIGNSNVNGAKGGFDGKYHSVTIDANDQLRTATEYGNLILSYENGAALRLKAIAHIEQGPENSFQSAWANNQPAIVISVQRQPGANVIQVVDNIKAQLPALQAALPDGVKMTILSDRTQTIRASISDVQFELMLSIALVVMVTFLFLRNVAATLIPSVAVPLSLVGTFGVMYLAGFSLNNLSLMALTIATGFVIDDAIVVVENISRRLEQGETPMEAALKGSRQIGFTIISLTFSLIAVLIPLLFMGDVVGRLFREFAITLAVAILVSMGVSLTLTPMLCAYLLRHIPPEQQSTFARKGGEMFDRLVRGYDRLLTVVLNHQKLTLLVALATFGLTALLYMMVPKGFFPTQDTGLIQGITVASQDVSFKTMATRQQALSALILKNPAVESVSSTIGIDGTNSSLNSGRLQINLKPSGARDLSASEVISQLNQATSDVPGIRLYLQPAQDLTVNDQVSPSQYQFTLDDADSENLVRTSPKLVAALQQRPEFNGVVSNLQDQGRVSYVELNRDKAARFGITASDVDTALYNAFGQRLVSTIFTQSNQYRVVLEVAPAFRQGPASFDDVWLQSSGSSSSASSSTSTTSSASTSSSTSSSSSTSTSASDTRSASSGMVKLTSIATIHQRTGSLMHMRLNQFPAVMISFNLNPGYSLEDGQRAIADVRQQLQLPESTTLRYQGETSAFQSATGNTLWLILAALITMYVVLGILYESFIHPVTILSTLPSAAVGALLTLLLAGTEFSLIALIGVILLIGIVKKNAIMMIDFALEAEHQQHLSAREAIHQACLLRFRPILMTTMAALLGALPLMLASGSGAELRQPLGLVIVGGLIVSQVLTLFSTPVIYLWFDGLAQRGSAWVKRRQQQARSGQ, translated from the coding sequence ATGAACCCGTCTCGCCTGTTTATTCTGCGTCCTGTCGCCACCATCCTGCTGATGGCCGGCGTGCTGATCTCCGGGATTTTTGCCTGGAAATTCCTGTCGACCTCGGCGCTGCCGCAGGTCGACTATCCGACCATTCAGGTCACCACGCTCTATCCGGGCGCCAGCCCGGATGTGATGGCGTCGTCGGTCACCTCACCGCTGGAGCGCCAGTTGGGGCAGATGGCGGGGCTGAGCCAGATGAGCTCCACCAGCGCCAGCGGCTCGTCGATCATAACCCTGAAGTTCAGCCTCGATCTGTCGCTGGATGTCGCCGAGCAGGAGGTGCAGGCGGCGATCAATGCGGCAAATAACCTGCTGCCCGACGATCTGCCTAATCCGCCGACCTACAAAAAGGTCAATCCGGCGGACAGCGCGGTGGTGACGCTGGCGGCCAGCTCCGGCACGCTGCCGCTGACCGAGGTGCAGGATCTGGTTAACACCCAGGTGGCGCTGAAGCTGTCGCAGATCTCCGGCGTCGGCATGGTGACGCTGGCGGGCGGGCATCAGCCGGCGATTCGGGTGCAGATGAATCCTCTGGCGCTGGCGGCGCATCACCTGACGCTGGAGGCGGTAAATACGCTGATTGGCAACAGCAACGTCAATGGCGCCAAAGGCGGCTTTGACGGTAAATATCATTCGGTGACCATCGACGCCAACGACCAGCTGCGCACCGCAACCGAGTACGGCAACCTGATCCTCAGCTATGAGAATGGCGCGGCGCTGCGCCTGAAAGCTATCGCCCACATCGAACAGGGCCCGGAGAACAGCTTCCAGTCCGCATGGGCCAATAACCAGCCCGCGATTGTCATCAGCGTGCAGCGTCAGCCCGGCGCAAACGTGATTCAGGTGGTGGACAACATCAAGGCGCAGCTTCCTGCACTGCAGGCGGCGCTGCCGGACGGGGTGAAGATGACGATTCTCTCCGACCGCACCCAGACCATTCGCGCCTCAATCAGCGACGTGCAGTTTGAGCTGATGCTGTCGATTGCGCTGGTGGTGATGGTAACCTTTCTGTTCCTGCGCAACGTGGCCGCCACGCTGATCCCGAGTGTGGCGGTGCCGCTGTCGCTGGTTGGCACCTTTGGCGTGATGTATCTGGCGGGCTTCAGCCTGAATAACCTGTCGCTGATGGCGCTGACCATCGCCACCGGTTTTGTTATCGATGACGCTATCGTGGTGGTGGAGAACATTTCCCGGCGGCTGGAGCAGGGCGAGACACCGATGGAGGCGGCGCTGAAAGGCTCCCGGCAGATTGGCTTCACCATTATCTCGCTGACCTTTTCGCTGATTGCGGTGCTGATTCCGCTGCTGTTTATGGGCGATGTGGTCGGGCGACTCTTCCGGGAGTTCGCGATTACGCTGGCGGTGGCGATCCTGGTGTCGATGGGGGTGTCGCTGACGCTGACCCCGATGCTGTGCGCGTATCTGCTGCGGCACATTCCGCCAGAGCAGCAGTCAACCTTTGCCCGCAAGGGCGGCGAGATGTTCGACCGGCTGGTGCGCGGCTATGACCGGCTGCTGACCGTGGTGCTGAACCATCAGAAACTGACGCTGCTGGTGGCGCTGGCAACCTTCGGACTGACGGCGCTGCTCTACATGATGGTGCCGAAAGGCTTCTTCCCGACCCAGGATACCGGGCTGATTCAGGGCATTACCGTCGCCTCCCAGGATGTCTCGTTTAAAACAATGGCGACGCGGCAGCAGGCGCTCTCTGCGCTGATCCTGAAAAACCCGGCGGTGGAGAGCGTCTCATCGACCATCGGCATCGACGGCACTAACAGCAGCCTCAACAGCGGACGGCTGCAGATCAACCTCAAGCCCTCTGGCGCCCGCGATCTCAGCGCCAGCGAGGTGATCAGCCAGCTGAACCAGGCGACCAGCGATGTGCCGGGTATCCGGCTCTATCTGCAACCGGCGCAGGATCTCACCGTCAACGACCAAGTGTCGCCGAGTCAGTATCAGTTCACCCTTGACGACGCCGACAGTGAAAATCTGGTCCGCACGTCGCCGAAACTGGTGGCAGCGTTGCAGCAGCGGCCCGAGTTTAATGGCGTGGTGAGTAACCTGCAGGATCAGGGGCGCGTCTCTTACGTGGAGCTGAACCGGGACAAAGCGGCGCGCTTTGGCATTACCGCATCGGACGTGGACACCGCGCTCTATAACGCCTTTGGTCAGCGGCTGGTCTCGACGATTTTTACCCAGTCGAATCAGTATCGGGTGGTGCTGGAAGTGGCGCCGGCCTTCCGGCAGGGTCCGGCGTCGTTTGATGATGTCTGGCTGCAATCGTCCGGCAGCAGCAGTTCGGCGTCATCATCCACCAGCACGACTTCATCAGCGTCAACGTCTTCGTCAACATCTTCGTCTTCATCGACGTCCACTTCAGCCTCTGACACCCGCTCTGCCAGCAGCGGCATGGTCAAACTTACCTCTATCGCCACTATCCACCAGCGCACCGGTTCGCTGATGCACATGCGGCTGAATCAGTTCCCGGCGGTGATGATCTCCTTCAACCTGAATCCAGGCTACTCGCTGGAGGATGGACAGCGGGCAATTGCCGACGTGCGGCAGCAGCTGCAGCTGCCGGAGAGCACCACGCTGCGCTATCAGGGCGAAACGTCGGCATTCCAGAGCGCCACCGGCAACACGCTGTGGCTGATTCTGGCGGCGCTGATCACCATGTATGTGGTGCTCGGCATTCTCTACGAAAGCTTTATCCATCCGGTCACGATTCTCTCTACGCTGCCGTCGGCGGCGGTGGGTGCGCTGCTGACGCTGTTGCTGGCGGGCACGGAGTTCAGCCTGATTGCGCTGATTGGCGTCATCCTGCTGATCGGCATCGTGAAAAAGAACGCCATTATGATGATCGACTTCGCGCTGGAGGCGGAACATCAGCAGCACCTCAGCGCACGTGAGGCGATTCATCAGGCCTGCCTGCTGCGCTTCCGCCCGATTCTGATGACGACGATGGCGGCACTGCTCGGCGCGCTGCCGCTGATGCTCGCCTCCGGCTCGGGTGCCGAGCTGCGACAGCCGCTGGGGCTGGTAATTGTCGGCGGGCTGATTGTCAGCCAGGTGCTGACGCTCTTCTCCACGCCGGTCATCTACCTCTGGTTTGACGGGCTGGCGCAGCGCGGCAGTGCCTGGGTGAAACGCCGTCAGCAGCAGGCGCGGAGCGGGCAATGA
- a CDS encoding penicillin-binding transpeptidase domain-containing protein, giving the protein MPRIKKLLGKDQIKAPFNPFRFRLICLGVTTCLVVLLARVADLQFLNQPMLEHEADQRSLRTVTLPTSRGTLLDRNGEALALSVPSRDVIADPLRVLESNPDFTSAKWAYLAAALNTRPEELAAQITANPKRRFLYLGRKVELGIAKDIKELKLKGISEVYDDSRFYPMSEASAPLIGIVGADNVGLNGLEKGFDKVLQGEPGKEVYRQDAAGNIIAMINYQPPTQPPTVQLSIDKYDQYTLYSKLRDGVLINKADSGAAVLVKIDTGEILAMASYPSFNPNNYEGATPAQMRNSAINDSYEPGSTVKPLVVMEALERHLVRPDSVIDTTPYSVNGHLIRDVGHWPRLTMTGILQKSSDIGVSHLALAMPAEALVNTYHAFGLGKPTGLGLTGESVGYFPLHRARWADIERATFSFGYGLRVTPLQIAREYATLGSYGVYRPLSITRVTPPVMGRQVANPETVKEVVHMLESDVLPGGTGLKAAVPGYRLATKTGTAEKMGTSGKYDGGYVNYTAGIAPASHPEVALVVMINHPTAGDHFGGSVAAPVFGNIMGPVLKHMNVAPDAIYTKPTASPSDKS; this is encoded by the coding sequence ATGCCCCGGATTAAAAAACTACTGGGAAAAGACCAGATAAAAGCGCCATTCAACCCTTTTCGTTTTCGACTGATCTGTCTGGGTGTCACAACCTGTCTGGTGGTGCTGCTGGCGCGCGTCGCGGACCTGCAGTTCCTGAATCAGCCGATGCTGGAGCACGAAGCGGATCAGCGATCGCTGCGAACCGTCACGCTGCCCACCAGTCGCGGCACCCTGCTGGATCGTAACGGCGAAGCGCTGGCGCTCAGCGTGCCATCGCGCGATGTGATTGCCGATCCACTGCGCGTGCTGGAGAGCAACCCTGATTTTACCAGTGCCAAATGGGCCTATCTTGCGGCCGCGCTCAACACCCGTCCCGAAGAGCTGGCGGCGCAGATCACCGCCAACCCGAAACGTCGTTTCCTCTATCTGGGACGTAAAGTCGAACTGGGCATCGCCAAAGACATTAAAGAGCTGAAGCTGAAAGGCATCAGTGAAGTTTATGACGACAGCCGTTTCTATCCGATGAGCGAAGCCTCTGCGCCGCTGATCGGTATCGTTGGCGCGGATAATGTCGGCCTGAACGGGCTGGAAAAAGGCTTCGATAAAGTCTTGCAGGGCGAGCCGGGCAAAGAGGTCTATCGTCAGGATGCGGCGGGCAATATCATCGCGATGATCAACTACCAGCCGCCGACGCAGCCGCCCACGGTGCAGCTCAGCATCGACAAATATGACCAGTACACGCTCTACAGCAAACTGCGCGACGGCGTACTGATCAACAAAGCGGACTCGGGTGCGGCCGTGCTGGTGAAAATCGACACCGGCGAGATTCTGGCGATGGCCTCCTATCCGTCGTTCAACCCCAACAACTATGAAGGGGCCACCCCGGCGCAGATGCGTAACTCGGCCATCAATGACAGCTACGAACCGGGATCGACCGTTAAGCCGTTAGTCGTAATGGAAGCGCTGGAGCGCCATCTGGTGCGTCCGGACTCGGTGATCGACACCACGCCTTACAGCGTTAACGGCCACCTGATCCGCGACGTCGGCCACTGGCCGCGCCTGACCATGACCGGCATTCTGCAAAAATCGAGCGACATCGGCGTCTCTCATCTGGCGCTGGCGATGCCCGCGGAGGCGCTGGTGAATACCTATCATGCGTTTGGCCTGGGCAAACCGACCGGATTAGGGCTGACCGGCGAAAGCGTCGGCTACTTCCCGCTGCACCGCGCCCGCTGGGCGGATATCGAGCGGGCTACCTTCTCCTTTGGCTATGGTCTGCGCGTCACGCCGCTGCAGATTGCCCGCGAATACGCCACGCTCGGCTCTTATGGCGTTTACCGTCCGCTGTCGATCACCCGCGTCACGCCGCCGGTCATGGGACGCCAGGTCGCCAATCCGGAAACGGTGAAAGAGGTGGTGCATATGCTGGAGAGCGACGTCCTGCCGGGCGGAACCGGACTGAAAGCTGCGGTACCGGGCTACCGTCTGGCAACCAAAACCGGTACGGCGGAAAAGATGGGTACCAGCGGCAAGTATGATGGCGGCTACGTCAACTACACCGCCGGTATTGCGCCCGCCAGTCATCCTGAAGTGGCGCTGGTGGTGATGATCAACCATCCGACGGCGGGCGATCACTTCGGTGGTTCGGTTGCTGCGCCGGTGTTCGGCAATATCATGGGGCCGGTACTGAAACACATGAACGTTGCACCGGATGCCATCTACACTAAACCCACGGCCAGCCCTTCGGATAAATCTTAG
- a CDS encoding efflux RND transporter permease subunit: MNLTRLFIFRPVATLLLTLAILLPGALGYRLLPVAPLPQVDFPTIMVSASLAGASPETMAATVATPLERSLGQIAGISEMTSSSSQGSSSIILQFELDRDINGAARDVQAAINAARSLLPSAMASLPTYRKANPSDAPIVMLALTSATRTPGELYDLAESKIEQAMGQVQGVGEVSLMGSALPAVRIDLQPLKLTHYGISLETVRAAVADSTTNLPKGILQGSDQSWLVDSNGQLDKAASYRDLIITWQQGKAVRLSDVATVYDSVEDRYQAGFLNATPAVMIGIKRQAGANMLETIDAIKAQLPLLEKSLPADSQLKVVVDRSPGVRASLYDTEETLLIAVLLVIAVVFIFLRNLQAVIIPALALPVSLIGTCAVMYLLGYSLDNLSLMALIISTGFVVDDAIVVLENITRHIERGLSPLRAALRGAQEVSFTVLSMTVSLIAVFIPILLMGSIVGRLFREFAVTLTVSLLISLFVSLSLTPMLCARLLKPKPPVSKRPHPLYQFIENQLNRLLAAYGRGLAWVMRHQKLTMLSLLLTVLLNVFLFTVVQKGFFPNQDTGLLMGALRADQNISFQAMRPKMLMFTKIIQEDPAVDSVMSSMGSGMFGSRNSANFFVRLKDFDQRDATATEVANRLTRKTSHIAGAQMFLMAAQDLHIGGRSANATYQYSLQADDLDLLRIWTPKVQAALAAIPGLNSVDSDSQTGGQEVALTIDRDRATRLGVNVKMLDTLLNNAFSQRQIATLYHTLNQYHVVMSLQDSDTANPETLQQLYVINDSGDRVPLSAFARFSGGNAPLSVAHQGQSATSTVAFNLNEGVSLEQAQLLIKQAMAKLGLPSTLHAGFAGTAAAFSQLTATMPWLILAALAAVYLVLGVLYESYIHPLTILSTLPSAGVGALLLLLLTNTQLTVIALIGIILLIGIVKKNAIMMIDFAIDAERRQCMSPQQAITQACLMRFRPIMMTTLAAFFGALPLALGSGGDADLRSPLGIAIAGGLALSQLLTLFTTPVVYLWLDRLGRATQRQWRRLRPTES; this comes from the coding sequence ATGAATCTGACCCGGCTGTTTATCTTTCGTCCGGTGGCGACGCTGCTGCTGACGCTGGCGATCCTGCTGCCCGGCGCGCTGGGTTACCGGCTGCTGCCGGTGGCACCGCTGCCGCAGGTCGATTTTCCGACCATCATGGTCAGCGCCAGCCTGGCGGGGGCCAGCCCGGAGACCATGGCGGCTACCGTCGCGACCCCGCTGGAGCGTTCGCTCGGGCAGATTGCCGGTATCAGTGAGATGACTTCCAGCAGTTCGCAGGGCTCCAGCAGTATTATCCTGCAGTTTGAGCTGGACCGCGATATCAACGGCGCGGCGCGCGACGTGCAGGCGGCGATTAACGCGGCGCGCAGCCTGCTGCCCAGCGCAATGGCCTCGCTGCCGACTTATCGCAAAGCCAACCCGTCAGATGCGCCGATTGTGATGCTGGCGCTGACCTCTGCTACCCGCACGCCCGGCGAGCTTTACGATCTGGCGGAGAGCAAAATCGAACAGGCGATGGGGCAGGTACAGGGCGTCGGCGAAGTGTCGCTGATGGGCAGCGCCTTACCCGCGGTGCGGATTGATCTGCAGCCGCTGAAGCTGACCCACTACGGCATCTCGCTGGAGACGGTGCGTGCCGCCGTCGCCGACAGCACCACCAATCTGCCCAAAGGGATCTTACAGGGCAGTGACCAGTCGTGGCTGGTGGACAGCAACGGCCAGCTGGATAAGGCCGCCAGCTACCGTGATCTGATCATCACCTGGCAGCAGGGCAAGGCGGTGCGGCTGAGCGACGTCGCCACGGTCTATGACTCGGTTGAAGATCGCTATCAGGCGGGATTCCTCAATGCCACGCCTGCGGTGATGATCGGCATTAAACGTCAGGCGGGCGCTAACATGCTGGAAACCATCGACGCAATAAAAGCGCAGTTGCCGCTGCTGGAAAAGAGCCTGCCTGCTGACAGCCAGCTGAAGGTGGTAGTTGACCGCTCACCGGGCGTGCGCGCCTCGCTGTATGACACCGAAGAGACGCTGCTGATCGCGGTGCTGCTGGTCATCGCGGTGGTGTTTATTTTCCTGCGCAATCTGCAGGCGGTGATCATTCCGGCACTGGCGCTGCCGGTGTCGCTGATCGGGACCTGTGCGGTGATGTACCTGCTGGGTTACAGCCTGGATAATCTGTCGCTGATGGCGCTGATTATCTCCACCGGCTTTGTGGTGGATGATGCGATTGTGGTGCTGGAAAACATCACCCGTCACATTGAGCGCGGGCTGAGTCCGCTGCGGGCGGCGCTGCGTGGGGCGCAGGAGGTGAGTTTCACTGTGCTGTCGATGACCGTATCGCTGATCGCGGTGTTCATCCCGATTCTGTTGATGGGCAGCATTGTCGGGCGGCTGTTCCGCGAATTTGCTGTCACACTCACCGTGTCGCTGCTGATCTCGCTGTTTGTCTCGCTCAGCCTGACGCCGATGCTTTGCGCACGCCTGCTGAAACCGAAGCCGCCCGTGAGCAAGCGGCCGCATCCGCTTTATCAGTTTATTGAAAACCAGCTAAATCGCCTGCTGGCCGCCTACGGGCGCGGGCTGGCCTGGGTGATGCGCCATCAGAAACTGACCATGCTCAGTCTGCTGCTGACCGTGCTGCTGAATGTTTTTCTGTTCACCGTGGTGCAGAAGGGCTTTTTCCCGAATCAGGACACCGGGCTGCTGATGGGCGCGCTGCGTGCCGATCAGAACATTTCGTTTCAGGCGATGAGGCCGAAAATGCTGATGTTCACGAAGATCATTCAGGAAGACCCGGCGGTCGATAGCGTAATGTCGTCGATGGGCAGCGGGATGTTTGGCTCCCGCAACAGCGCCAACTTCTTTGTGCGACTTAAAGATTTTGACCAGCGCGATGCCACGGCTACCGAAGTCGCCAACCGGCTGACGCGTAAAACCAGCCACATCGCCGGGGCGCAGATGTTCCTGATGGCGGCGCAGGATCTGCACATTGGCGGACGCAGCGCTAACGCCACGTATCAGTACAGCCTGCAGGCAGACGATCTTGATCTGCTGCGGATCTGGACGCCGAAAGTGCAGGCGGCGCTGGCGGCGATCCCCGGGCTCAACAGCGTAGACTCCGACTCGCAGACCGGCGGGCAGGAGGTGGCGCTGACCATCGACCGCGACCGCGCGACCCGGCTGGGCGTCAATGTGAAGATGCTCGATACGCTGCTGAACAATGCGTTCAGCCAGCGGCAGATCGCCACGCTCTATCACACTCTGAATCAGTATCATGTGGTGATGTCGCTGCAGGACAGCGACACCGCGAATCCGGAGACGCTTCAGCAGCTCTATGTGATTAACGACAGCGGTGACCGCGTGCCGCTTTCCGCCTTTGCCCGCTTCAGCGGCGGCAATGCACCGCTGTCGGTGGCGCATCAGGGCCAGTCCGCGACCAGTACCGTAGCATTCAACCTCAATGAGGGCGTTTCGCTGGAGCAGGCGCAGTTGCTGATTAAACAGGCGATGGCGAAGCTGGGCCTGCCGTCGACCCTTCATGCCGGTTTTGCCGGTACTGCCGCCGCCTTTTCCCAGCTGACCGCCACCATGCCGTGGCTGATTCTGGCGGCGCTGGCGGCGGTCTATCTCGTGCTCGGCGTGCTCTACGAGAGCTACATCCATCCGCTGACCATTCTCTCGACGCTGCCGTCTGCGGGCGTCGGCGCGCTGTTACTGCTGCTGCTGACCAACACGCAGCTCACGGTGATCGCGCTGATTGGCATCATCCTGCTGATTGGTATCGTGAAAAAGAACGCCATCATGATGATCGATTTTGCCATCGACGCGGAGCGGCGGCAGTGTATGTCGCCGCAGCAGGCGATTACCCAGGCGTGCCTGATGCGCTTCCGGCCGATCATGATGACTACGCTGGCCGCCTTTTTCGGCGCGTTGCCGCTGGCGCTGGGCAGCGGCGGGGATGCCGATCTGCGCAGTCCGCTGGGGATCGCTATCGCGGGCGGACTGGCGCTCAGCCAGCTGCTGACACTGTTTACCACACCGGTTGTTTATCTTTGGCTCGACCGTCTGGGCCGTGCCACTCAACGTCAATGGCGTCGTCTGCGCCCTACGGAATCCTGA
- a CDS encoding efflux RND transporter periplasmic adaptor subunit, translating into MTHLSRPARSFGLKWLLLLLVAAIVAGVIWRLLSSGHGPGEGMPPGRPDSPGMMGGSATLVHSGVASTADVPVWLNALGTVIPNASVTVTSRVDGQLEQLFFTEGQKVSAGQLLAQIDPRSYQATLNQYQAELSENQALLKSAELTLARYRKLAAQDALARQDLDTQIATVGQYRGAVAADQAQIASAKLSIEYARITAPISGRVGLRQVDPGNMVQSSSSTGLVTITQMQPAAVTFSVPQSDIPALVSVLHQGQSLPATLFDQDNQHPLASGEVKFISNQIDTATGTVALKAVFANQDESLFANQFVNLRLQTRVLKGATVIPAQALQLSSDGSFVFVINKDHTVTRKAVTTGPAFGDDQQAILSGVAPGDRLVTEGIDRLTSGSKVTLADETPAAGAVSK; encoded by the coding sequence ATGACTCACCTTTCTCGCCCCGCGCGTTCCTTTGGGCTTAAATGGCTGCTTCTGTTGCTGGTGGCGGCGATTGTCGCGGGCGTTATCTGGCGTCTGCTCTCTTCGGGGCACGGGCCGGGTGAGGGAATGCCGCCGGGCAGACCGGATTCGCCTGGCATGATGGGCGGCAGTGCAACGCTGGTTCACAGCGGGGTTGCCAGCACGGCGGATGTGCCGGTGTGGCTGAATGCGCTCGGCACGGTGATCCCCAACGCCAGCGTGACGGTGACCAGCCGCGTTGACGGCCAGCTGGAGCAGCTTTTCTTTACTGAGGGGCAAAAAGTCAGTGCCGGTCAACTGCTGGCGCAGATCGATCCGCGCAGCTATCAGGCGACGCTGAACCAGTATCAGGCTGAACTCAGCGAGAACCAGGCGCTGCTGAAAAGTGCCGAGCTGACGCTGGCGCGCTACCGCAAACTGGCGGCGCAGGATGCGCTGGCGCGCCAGGATCTGGACACGCAGATTGCCACCGTCGGGCAGTATCGCGGTGCCGTCGCCGCCGATCAGGCGCAGATCGCCAGTGCAAAGCTGAGCATTGAATATGCCCGGATCACCGCCCCGATCAGCGGGCGCGTCGGCCTGCGTCAGGTCGATCCCGGCAACATGGTGCAGAGCTCCAGCAGCACCGGTCTGGTGACCATCACGCAGATGCAGCCCGCCGCCGTGACCTTTAGCGTGCCACAAAGCGACATCCCCGCGCTGGTCAGCGTGCTGCATCAGGGGCAGAGCCTGCCCGCCACGCTGTTTGATCAGGACAACCAGCATCCGCTCGCCAGCGGCGAAGTGAAGTTCATCAGCAACCAGATCGACACCGCCACCGGCACCGTGGCGCTGAAAGCGGTGTTTGCCAACCAGGATGAGTCGCTGTTTGCTAACCAGTTTGTGAATCTGCGGCTGCAGACCCGGGTGCTGAAAGGCGCGACGGTGATCCCGGCGCAGGCGCTGCAGCTGAGCAGCGACGGCAGCTTTGTCTTTGTGATCAACAAAGATCATACCGTCACGCGTAAAGCGGTCACCACCGGCCCGGCGTTCGGCGACGATCAGCAGGCGATCCTCAGCGGCGTTGCACCGGGCGATCGGCTGGTAACGGAAGGGATCGATCGTCTGACCAGCGGCAGCAAAGTCACGCTGGCAGATGAGACGCCCGCTGCCGGTGCTGTGTCGAAATGA